In one window of Nocardia brasiliensis DNA:
- a CDS encoding TetR/AcrR family transcriptional regulator — MARTGTRIPYQEAARELLRTSVLDAMRELLTERDWSKITLGDVAARAGVSRQTLYNEFGSRSGLAQAYALRLADDLVDHVDAAITGNVGDARAAFRDGMRNFFLDAAADPLVRSLLAGEVKLDLLRLITLDAGPLLDHATARLALAFQHSWVAATPAESDVVAHALVRIALSYIPTPPGPGRDAPEDLSALLSPYVEAILAARNER; from the coding sequence ATGGCGCGCACCGGAACCCGCATCCCGTACCAGGAGGCCGCGCGGGAGTTGCTGCGCACGTCGGTCCTCGACGCCATGCGCGAACTGCTCACCGAGCGGGATTGGTCCAAGATCACCCTCGGCGACGTGGCGGCCCGGGCGGGCGTCAGCAGGCAGACCCTCTACAACGAGTTCGGTTCCCGCAGCGGCCTCGCGCAGGCGTACGCGCTGCGCCTGGCCGACGATCTGGTCGATCACGTGGACGCGGCCATCACCGGCAATGTCGGTGATGCCCGCGCCGCGTTTCGCGACGGCATGCGCAACTTCTTCCTCGACGCCGCCGCCGATCCGCTGGTGCGCTCGCTGCTCGCCGGTGAGGTGAAGCTGGATCTGCTGCGGCTGATCACCCTCGACGCCGGGCCGTTGCTCGATCACGCGACCGCCCGGCTCGCGCTGGCGTTCCAGCACAGCTGGGTCGCGGCGACGCCCGCCGAATCCGACGTCGTCGCGCACGCGCTGGTGCGCATCGCGCTGAGCTACATCCCGACCCCGCCGGGGCCGGGGCGAGACGCGCCGGAGGATTTGAGTGCGTTGCTGAGCCCCTATGTCGAGGCAATTCTCGCGGCCCGAAACGAGCGGTAG
- a CDS encoding rubredoxin, with protein MNEYKLFQCIQCGFEYDEAKGWPDDGIAPGTRWDDIPDDWTCPDCGAAKADFYMVEIERS; from the coding sequence ATGAACGAATATAAACTTTTTCAGTGTATTCAGTGTGGTTTCGAATACGACGAGGCGAAAGGCTGGCCGGACGACGGTATCGCGCCCGGTACCCGCTGGGACGATATTCCCGATGATTGGACCTGTCCGGACTGCGGCGCCGCGAAGGCGGACTTCTATATGGTCGAAATAGAGCGGTCGTGA
- a CDS encoding rubredoxin, with amino-acid sequence MNRFRCPVCAYVYDEAKGDPHEGFPAGTRWDVIPDDWCCPDCGVREKIDFEQVGAVR; translated from the coding sequence ATGAATCGGTTTCGCTGTCCGGTCTGCGCCTACGTTTACGACGAGGCGAAAGGCGATCCGCACGAGGGATTTCCCGCGGGCACCCGATGGGATGTGATTCCGGACGATTGGTGCTGCCCGGACTGTGGCGTGCGCGAAAAAATAGATTTCGAACAGGTGGGAGCGGTGCGATGA
- a CDS encoding alkane 1-monooxygenase, with translation MSTTAADTSAQPTAPPDWRDRKRYLWLWGLFAPTGLFTIGIPVILALNALGWHRLAQVPFWLGPILVYVLIPLADIFFGPDGDNPPDEVMEYLEHDRYYRYLTYLYLPFQYATLLMACYLITADEVSWLGFDGGLHLVDKIGLAITVGMIGGIGINTAHELGHKKVRLERWLSRIALAQSCYGHFYIEHNRGHHVRVATPEDPASSRVGETFWAFWPRTVWGGLTSSLRLERTRLRRLDKKPWSLKNEVLSAWLMSVVLYAVLVAVFGIELLPYLVLQAVVGFSLLEAVNYLEHYGLVRQRSSSGRYERPAPVHSWNSDHIVTNIFLYHLQRHSDHHAYPTRRYQTLRSWDGAPNLPSGYASMILLAYFPPLWRRVMDKRVLAHYDGDITRANIHPRKRDKVLARYGIGEVA, from the coding sequence ATGTCGACGACAGCAGCCGACACGTCCGCGCAGCCGACGGCGCCGCCGGACTGGCGCGATCGCAAGCGCTACTTGTGGCTGTGGGGGTTGTTCGCCCCCACCGGCCTGTTCACCATCGGGATCCCGGTGATCCTGGCGCTGAACGCGCTCGGCTGGCACCGGCTGGCGCAGGTGCCGTTCTGGCTGGGCCCGATCCTGGTGTACGTGCTGATTCCGTTGGCGGACATATTCTTCGGGCCCGACGGCGACAATCCGCCGGACGAGGTGATGGAGTATCTGGAGCACGACAGGTACTACCGCTACCTGACGTATCTGTATCTGCCGTTCCAATACGCGACGCTGCTGATGGCCTGCTATCTGATCACCGCGGACGAGGTGAGCTGGCTCGGGTTCGACGGCGGGCTGCACCTGGTCGACAAGATCGGCCTCGCGATCACCGTCGGCATGATCGGCGGCATCGGCATCAATACCGCGCACGAATTGGGGCACAAGAAGGTGCGTCTGGAGCGCTGGCTGTCGAGAATCGCACTGGCGCAGTCGTGCTACGGCCACTTCTATATCGAGCACAATCGCGGCCACCATGTGCGCGTCGCCACGCCGGAGGATCCGGCGAGTTCGCGGGTCGGCGAGACCTTCTGGGCCTTCTGGCCGCGCACCGTGTGGGGCGGGCTGACCTCATCGCTGCGTTTGGAGCGGACCCGATTGCGGCGGCTGGACAAGAAGCCGTGGAGCCTGAAGAACGAGGTGTTGAGCGCCTGGCTGATGTCGGTGGTGCTCTACGCGGTGCTCGTCGCGGTGTTCGGCATCGAACTGCTGCCGTATCTGGTGTTGCAGGCGGTGGTGGGCTTCAGCCTGCTGGAGGCGGTCAACTATCTCGAGCATTACGGCCTGGTCCGGCAACGGAGTTCGTCGGGACGCTATGAGCGGCCCGCGCCGGTGCACAGCTGGAACAGCGACCACATCGTGACCAACATCTTCCTCTACCACCTGCAGCGGCACAGCGACCATCACGCCTACCCGACCCGGCGCTACCAGACCCTGCGCAGCTGGGACGGCGCGCCGAACCTGCCGAGCGGATACGCGAGCATGATCCTGCTCGCCTATTTCCCGCCGCTGTGGCGGCGTGTGATGGACAAGCGCGTGCTCGCCCACTACGACGGCGACATCACCCGCGCGAACATCCATCCGCGCAAGCGCGACAAGGTGCTCGCCCGGTACGGGATCGGCGAGGTGGCGTGA